From one Pandoraea faecigallinarum genomic stretch:
- a CDS encoding DUF2274 domain-containing protein codes for MKQKPPRSSSPRLMLPIVKREPEKTKLQMNLSQAVHDELRAYQRAYQEMNETEISLDFIIEHVLVQHMKRDKAFQTWKVTNAGKAGE; via the coding sequence ATGAAGCAGAAACCACCGCGTAGCTCGTCGCCCCGCCTCATGCTCCCGATCGTCAAGCGCGAGCCGGAAAAGACCAAGCTCCAGATGAACCTATCGCAAGCGGTACACGACGAATTGCGGGCCTATCAACGTGCTTATCAGGAAATGAACGAGACGGAGATTTCACTCGATTTCATCATCGAGCACGTACTCGTCCAACACATGAAACGAGATAAAGCTTTCCAGACCTGGAAAGTAACCAACGCGGGTAAAGCGGGCGAGTGA
- a CDS encoding IS5 family transposase (programmed frameshift), with product MTRKKYASDISREKFSEIEPLLRSVRRRTKPTTVDLYEVFCAVLYLLRTGCQWRFLPSEFPKWQTVYAYFSKWSQPDQHGVSVLEQALKKSQVGAARTRQGRSASTTFLIVDAQSVKNTDTAAHKGYDAGKKVSGIKRHIAVDTQGLPHAVAVTTAEVTDRKGALLAFEHGKPRLGQVQSVLVDGGYVGEPFAQGVREILGERVTVQIAKRSELHTFKVLPQRWVVERSFAWLEKNRRLWKNCERLLNTSLQFVHLAFLALLLRRS from the exons ATGACGAGAAAGAAATACGCGAGTGACATAAGCCGAGAGAAGTTCTCGGAGATCGAGCCGCTGTTGCGCAGCGTGCGCCGGCGCACGAAGCCCACGACGGTGGACTTGTACGAGGTGTTTTGCGCGGTGCTGTATCTGTTGCGTACAGGTTGCCAATGGCGCTTCTTGCCCAGCGAGTTTCCCAAGTGGCAAACCGTCTACGCGTATTTCAGCAAATGGAGTCAGCCTGACCAGCACGGCGTGAGCGTGCTGGAGCAGGCACTCAAAAAATC TCAGGTTGGCGCGGCGCGCACAAGACAGGGACGCAGCGCCAGCACGACGTTCTTGATCGTGGACGCGCAGAGCGTGAAGAACACTGACACGGCAGCGCATAAGGGTTATGACGCGGGCAAGAAGGTGTCGGGCATCAAGCGTCATATTGCCGTAGACACGCAGGGCTTGCCGCACGCCGTGGCGGTAACCACTGCCGAGGTGACCGATCGCAAAGGAGCGTTGCTGGCGTTCGAGCACGGCAAGCCTCGCTTGGGACAGGTGCAAAGTGTGCTGGTCGATGGCGGTTACGTGGGCGAACCCTTCGCGCAGGGCGTGCGCGAGATCTTGGGCGAGCGGGTCACGGTGCAGATCGCCAAACGCAGCGAACTGCATACTTTCAAGGTCCTGCCGCAGCGTTGGGTCGTCGAGCGCAGTTTCGCCTGGCTGGAGAAGAACCGGCGCTTATGGAAGAACTGTGAGCGTTTGCTCAACACCAGCTTGCAGTTTGTCCATCTCGCCTTTTTGGCACTGCTGCTCAGGAGATCGTAA
- a CDS encoding IS6 family transposase: MKKFSVSPQRSSDAAISFKGYRFPPDIIRYAVWLYYRFPLSLRMVEEMLAARGIELTYETVRCWATKFGLAIAGRIRSTSPRRGDKWHLDEVVVTIHGKKHWLWRAVDEHGALLEVLVQSRRDTAAAKRLMRRLLKRHGGARVIVTDKLRSYAAAHRELRLSVEHRQHKGLNNRAENSHQPTRVREKVMRRFKSARQLQRFASIHGQVSNLFMACRYHRNAEQKRAARTQAFAAWEWACSTRMAA; the protein is encoded by the coding sequence ATGAAAAAATTTTCAGTCAGCCCCCAGCGCTCGAGCGACGCGGCGATCTCGTTCAAAGGCTACCGATTTCCGCCTGACATTATCCGCTATGCGGTGTGGCTGTATTACCGGTTTCCGCTGAGTCTGCGCATGGTCGAGGAAATGTTGGCCGCGCGGGGGATTGAGCTGACCTACGAGACGGTACGGTGCTGGGCGACGAAGTTCGGTTTGGCCATCGCCGGGCGTATTCGATCGACGTCCCCGAGGCGCGGCGACAAATGGCATCTTGACGAGGTGGTCGTGACAATCCACGGCAAAAAACATTGGCTGTGGCGGGCGGTGGACGAACACGGCGCGCTGCTTGAGGTGCTGGTGCAAAGCCGTCGCGACACGGCCGCCGCCAAACGGCTCATGCGCCGCCTGCTCAAGCGCCATGGCGGCGCACGCGTGATCGTCACGGATAAATTGCGCAGCTATGCAGCGGCCCACCGCGAGCTCCGGCTAAGCGTCGAACACCGCCAGCATAAAGGTTTGAACAACCGGGCGGAGAATTCGCATCAGCCTACGCGGGTGCGGGAGAAAGTGATGCGTCGCTTTAAGTCGGCACGCCAATTGCAGCGCTTCGCCTCAATCCACGGTCAGGTTTCGAACCTGTTCATGGCGTGCCGCTATCACCGCAATGCCGAGCAAAAACGTGCGGCGCGCACCCAGGCCTTCGCCGCCTGGGAATGGGCTTGCTCCACCCGCATGGCGGCGTAA